AGGAGTTGCCTGGCAATGAACACCCGCTGGAAAGGCTTGCAGCCCTTCTTCGAGAAGGTGATTTCGATGCTGCAGCGATAGACGCCCCGTTCTCCGTCCCGAAGGCGTTTATTACACCCGAAGGTTACGCGAGGTTACTTGAGAGGATAGGATCGCTATCTGACCCTGATGGCCGACCCTTCTGCAGGGCAGCAGACTTCGTGAAGGCTGTTGCTGGTGTCGACCCCCCGTTGAATCCTCCTAAACCGATGAGAAGCACAGACACCTATTGGAGTCAGAAGCGTCTAAACGTCCGCTCGACATTATGGGCCGGTGCACGCGGTGGTGCGGCGATGATGGCAGCATGCTTTAAATTACTCCATCGAGCGCAGCGGCCGATCTGGCCTTGGGTCCAAGAATCGAGTGGTCTCCTTGTAGAAGCATTCCCGATGGCACAACTGAAGCAGTGGGGGCTCCCGTACAACGGGTACGGGAAACAGGATCGGAAGGGGGAGTTGCTCCGGAAGGGGATCATCGAGAGAATACGAGGACGGATCGACCTCGGAGGCCTTGATGAAGCTCTCGTATCGAGTGCAGATGCGCTCGACTCTGTGCTATGCGCTTTT
The sequence above is a segment of the bacterium genome. Coding sequences within it:
- a CDS encoding DUF429 domain-containing protein encodes the protein MSRFLGIDFSGNHLMWRPGCGRSNVWISDVRRAGERLVLERLLRVQELPGNEHPLERLAALLREGDFDAAAIDAPFSVPKAFITPEGYARLLERIGSLSDPDGRPFCRAADFVKAVAGVDPPLNPPKPMRSTDTYWSQKRLNVRSTLWAGARGGAAMMAACFKLLHRAQRPIWPWVQESSGLLVEAFPMAQLKQWGLPYNGYGKQDRKGELLRKGIIERIRGRIDLGGLDEALVSSADALDSVLCAFSGLAVKTSSIAVPPDDSTTLEGWVAVHA